The following are from one region of the Lodderomyces elongisporus chromosome 7, complete sequence genome:
- the TFC7 gene encoding C6 zinc cluster transcription factor-like protein — translation MTLKEIYIARHGYRSNWLPPPHPPNPTGIDSDPPLAPHGVEQAKQLAAYLVSIPSEDSPQFILSSPFYRCVETAEPIARMLGLKIGLERGVGEWFRKGRNTIPVPANYNDLNKFFSEVLVEEKEWPRDHIGVIPSLEGESPEDILARAQNFWKAFIPQFEKEHPEISNILIVTHAATKIALGSALLQLETVTSPIDDNHAMLRAGACSLSKYIRADDTFATDNLKWNLVMNGNCEYLTQGEEMNWDFTTGVEAGSNEDIARRQHEAKKKKEEEEAAAATAATATTTTAGTAKNGLGSEGSNVNQSREISEETSSTGPIVQSKEAVEDDMETFYITVDLPNLPRKREDYEEQMGSATSNHKPKKGTPKVKNYIIKSSAQLQFTDLSVETPLVKFSNNSNFGMDLKDSNSGVGSGVGSGVGSGVGSGVGSGVGSGVGSGVGSAGSVLGNTNGVHNIHTIDASELINDRIYETKWKKLIGSELLFDDYGDLIGQLKEHLVINDKARFELHKEQSNIDYDEWEEYNDGSVRPANGSSKKGQSAFWKKANKLARENEKRWD, via the exons ATGACATTGAAAGAGATATATATTGCTCGACATGGGTATCGATCAAACTGGCTTCCACCACCACACCCACCAAATCCTACTGGAATTGACAGCGATCCGCCTTTGGCGCCACACGGAGTTGAACAGGCAAAGCAACTTGCAGCGTATTTGGTCTCGATTCCATCTGAAGATTCCCCACAATTTATCTTATCTTCGCCATTTTATCGTTGTGTTGAAACAGCAGAACCAATTGCCCGGATGCTTGGGTTGAAAATTGGGTTGGAAAGAGGTGTTGGTGAGTGGTTTAGAAAGGGCAGAAACACTATTCCCGTTCCTGCAAACTATAATGACTTGAACAAATTCTTTAGTGAAGTCTTGGTAGAGGAGAAGGAATGGCCCAGAGACCACATTGGCGTGATACCAAGCTTGGAAGGTGAGCTGCCGGAGGATATCTTGGCAAGAGCACAAAATTTCTGGAAGGCATTCATTCCTCAATTTGAGAAGGAACATCCTGAGATCTCAAACATCTTGATAGTCACACATGCTGCAACAAAGATTGCCTTGGGAAGTGCGCTATTACAGTTGGAAACGGTCACATCACCGATTGACGACAACCATGCAATGTTGCGTGCAGGAGCATGTTCCTTATCGAAATATATCAGAGCAGATGATACTTTCGCCACAGACAATTTAAAATGGAACTTGGTTATGAATGGTAATTGCGAGTACTTGACACAAGGAGAAGAGATGAATTGGGACTTTACTACTGGGGTTGAGGCCGGATCCAATGAAGATATAGCGAGAAGGCAACACGaggcaaagaagaaaaaagaagaagaagaagcagcagcagcaacagcagcgaCAGCAACAACGACGACAGCAGGAACGGCAAAAAATGGATTAGGAAGCGAAGGTTCAAATGTCAATCAGAGCAGAGAGATTAGTGAGGAAACATCTTCAACTGGACCTATAGTTCAAAGCAAGGAAGCTGTCGAGGACGACATGGAG ACATTTTACATTACAGTTGATCTTCCAAACCTACCGCGTAAAAGAGAAGATTATGAAGAGCAAATGGGCTCAGCAACAAGTAACCATAAGCCGAAAAAGGGTACCCCAAAAGTTAAAAACTACATTATCAAGTCTTCAGCGCAATTGCAATTCACAGATCTCAGTGTTGAAACTCCGTTGGTGAAGTTTTCCAATAACTCTAACTTTGGCATGGACTTGAAAGATAGCAATAGTGGTGTTGGTAGTGGTGTTGGTAGTGGTGTTGGTAGTGGTGTTGGTAGTGGTGTTGGTAGTGGTGTTGGTAGTGGTGTTGGTAGTGGTGTTGGTAGTGCTGGTAGTGTTTTGGGGAACACTAATGGTGTACATAACATTCATACAATCGATGCATCTGAGTTGATCAATGATCGAATTTATGAGACCAAATGGAAAAAGTTAATAGGGCTGGAATTACTCTTTGATGATTATGGTGACCTCATTGGGCAATTAAAGGAACATTTGGTAATTAATGATAAAGCACGGTTTGAACTACATAAAGAACAATCTAATATAGATTATGACGAATGGGAAGAATACAATGATGGGTCAGTGAGACCTGCCAATGGAAGTAGTAAAAAAGGCCAAAGTGCATTTTGGAAGAAGGCTAACAAGTTGGCCagagagaatgaaaaacGGTGGgattga
- the PRT1 gene encoding Translation initiation factor 3 subunit b (BUSCO:EOG09260K24) yields the protein MSINEEEYLRLEEEIDLGDIDFTDLEEQYEADLGYDNYVIVDGAPIAPEAKVPILIKVLRKLFSTAGEIVEGDEGIFMPMENGKSKGFLFIQYKNVADADTAIKKLNGKKLDAQHRLLVNRLSDIEKYGSVSGEFKEPEIEPFQSHGFLQSWLQDEQGKDQIVLHFNESVGVYWNKKTSEPEPVIEPRRGFTSKYAKFSPKGTYLFSIHPQGIQAWGGADFHRIKRFFHNQVRLVDFSPNEKYMVTLSPLPITLPDSTAERAQFPFGPESEGHKLVIWDMETGEPARTFALPPHLENQKEMQWPLVKWSFDDKYCARQGPDALAIYETPSFQLLEKKLVKIDGIQEFEWAPAGVKLHNSKEANEHLLSYWTPESANQTARVAIMQIPSRQVLRTVNLFQVSDCKMHWQSEGKLLCVKVDRHTKSGKTLFSNLDFFKVTERDIPVEKLELKDVIVNFSWEPKSERFVTISRLDDGNPNPAIPKNSITFYAVEEGKGKNANSKYKAYKQIENKHSNTVFWSPKGRYVAVATISRSSGEIEFYDVSFDDETSKKAAPANVKLLKTDKYSGMTNIAWDPSGRFLAAWSSSWLHTIENGYRIYEFTGNLLRDDSVDQFKEFIWRPRPESLLTSSDRKKVRSNLREYSAQFEEFDAMEADAAVREAILARRKALEDWRAYRAKHAGKKVQTSKVQAEVIEEIKEEIVEEKEEIVE from the coding sequence ATGTCTATTAACGAAGAAGAGTACCTTCGCTTAGAAGAGGAAATTGATTTAGGTGACATCGACTTCACCGACTTGGAAGAGCAATACGAGGCAGACCTTGGATATGATAACTACGTTATTGTGGATGGTGCACCTATTGCACCAGAGGCAAAAGTGCCTATTTTGATCAAGGTTCTCAGAAAACTTTTCAGCACTGCAGGTGAGATTGTTGAAGGAGACGAGGGGATCTTTATGCCAATGGAAAACGGCAAGTCCAAGGGTTTCCTTTTCATCCAATACAAGAATGTAGCGGATGCAGACACTGCCATTAAGAAATTGAATGGTAAAAAATTAGATGCGCAACATAGATTGTTGGTGAATAGATTGTCCGATATCGAAAAGTACGGATCCGTATCTGGCGAATTCAAAGAGCCGGAGATTGAACCATTCCAATCACATGGATTTTTGCAAAGTTGGTTGCAAGATGAGCAAGGTAAAGATCAAATTGTTTTGCATTTCAACGAGAGCGTTGGTGTCTATTGGAACAAGAAAACATCTGAGCCAGAGCCAGTTATTGAACCAAGACGTGGTTTTACTTCTAAATATGCCAAGTTCTCACCAAAAGGTACATACCTCTTTTCGATCCACCCACAAGGTATCCAAGCATGGGGTGGTGCTGATTTCCACAGAATCAAGAGATTTTTCCATAATCAAGTGAGATTGGTTGACTTTTCACCCAATGAGAAATACATGGTGACCTTATCACCATTACCAATCACCTTACCCGATTCCACTGCCGAGAGAGCCCAATTCCCATTCGGGCCAGAGAGTGAAGGTCACAAGTTGGTTATTTGGGATATGGAAACCGGCGAACCAGCAAGAACCTTTGCGTTGCCACCACATCTCGAGAACCAGAAGGAAATGCAATGGCCTTTGGTGAAATGGTCATTTGATGACAAGTACTGTGCTCGTCAAGGACCAGATGCGTTGGCTATCTACGAGACACCAAGCTTCCAATTGTTAGAGAAGAAATTGGTCAAGATTGATGGTATTCAAGAGTTTGAGTGGGCACCAGCAGGCGTCAAATTGCACAATAGCAAAGAGGCAAACGAGCACCTCTTGTCGTATTGGACACCTGAAAGTGCGAACCAGACTGCCAGAGTTGCGATTATGCAGATACCAAGCAGACAAGTGTTGCGTACAGTCAACTTGTTCCAAGTTAGTGATTGTAAAATGCACTGGCAAAGCGAGGGTAAATTATTGTGTGTCAAGGTTGATAGACATACCAAGTCAGGTAAGACCTTGTTCTCGAACCTTGATTTCTTTAAAGTAACTGAGAGGGATATTCCAGTTGAGAAGTTGGAGTTGAAGGATGTCATTGTTAACTTTTCATGGGAACCAAAGAGCGAGAGGTTTGTTACCATCAGCAGGTTGGACGATGGTAATCCAAATCCAGCTATTCCAAAGAACTCAATTACTTTTTACGCAGTTGAAGAAGGTAAAGGTAAAAACGCCAATTCCAAATATAAGGCATACAAGCAAATCGAGAACAAGCATTCTAACACTGTTTTCTGGTCACCAAAAGGTAGATACGTTGCAGTTGCCACAATCTCGAGATCCTCAGGTGAGATTGAGTTTTATGATGTTTCATTTGATGACGAGACAAGCAAGAAAGCTGCACCAGCTAATGTCAAACTCTTGAAGACCGACAAGTACAGTGGTATGACGAATATTGCATGGGACCCATCAGGAAGATTCTTGGCTGCTTGGTCTTCATCATGGTTGCATACTATAGAAAACGGTTACAGAATTTATGAGTTTACCGGAAACTTGTTGCGCGACGATTCTGTTGATCAATTCAAGGAATTCATTTGGAGACCAAGACCAGAGAGTTTATTGACCAGTAGTGACAGAAAGAAGGTGCGTAGTAACTTGCGTGAATACTCGGCACAATTTGAAGAGTTTGACGCCATGGAGGCCGATGCTGCTGTTAGAGAAGCTATCTTGGCCAGAAGAAAGGCTTTGGAAGACTGGAGAGCATACAGAGCTAAGCATGCTGGAAAGAAGGTGCAAACAAGCAAGGTGCAAGCAGAAGTCATTGAAGAGATTAAAGAAGAGATTGTCgaagagaaggaagaaattgTCGAATGA
- a CDS encoding uncharacterized protein (MEROPS:MER0014970) gives MGKYSKARSPKFTSQEAVLPSYKLDSNLVLLPGVIYNVTFSRFKAAALLYRFSDHVSNINVINNLLNEYDFKKDEATNDKKNGVTANEQNEYGSSPTLISKDAEDGIWRFHNMEKNVQDAFADTSSNKEESNANAKQETGARTRTTEGANVPTLDRFDWLTLAISPNLDRIKDRDSNYLSSMGRVVTVVKIVKVTDNTSTIRLTFKAVTRGLKVKPREDREKLRANEAKILIDWNHDVYDLKEKLNTLQSNFFALNEAIENFLVAYHRASENNPSTIQGSNLSLVKEEESSSSKDESANKKDGKISTESQPPEQDLLTLNPLANALFLQLASNTDIGKAYNSLIQLYSHFDAKIQHQRSEGFKDEKIYLKLVDLTAAILPFPNYEKLRLLNCFHIEDRSTTVNDMLSLLTKIFKNLEQNNLFANNWFFNEATNVQKANVVAKQLKSIRGLLEGMNTRNKIRQRNVERSSQSSQSKQRKGTNSPTSTRGSPSSSSSSSSSSSSSSSSSSRGENNDDFDDSNDDGDELKAISNFIKNTLPTISSLSSDSKRLILKDFKRIKSSANSPGGMGADYHVLRNYLEIVMDIPWDCFVTKFESNKDIDLQAAKAQLDLDHYGLEHVKRRLIQYLVVLKLLGINASYLANKERQELEKHSRRNSDDGDSLVGSSEHESTLDEQPNQKGTISTGVELQNGYLEQVAVSKNNKSPIIALTGPPGIGKTSIAKSIATSLGRNFQRLSLGGIKDESEIRGHRRTYVGAMPGLIIQALRKARCMNPVILLDEIDKVVGGNSGSSKFNGDPSAALLEVLDPEQNNTFIDHYLGFPVDLSQVIFICTANEPQNMTRPLLDRLELIQMGAYDYNEKLVIGRKYLLPRQIRRNGFPITEAQNDYDEYIQLDENSMKKIIVDYTREAGVRDFERKLGALCRYKAVEYCESLNDGNRKPYNPTIGENDLVVYLGVPFASSDCVSENATSFGNSKVGVVNGLSYNSEGLGSVLVFESIGFDRRFGKVIGEDSKSMDGNPGTASGSGAALHMTGRLGEVLMESGKIGLTLIKSMIYKDLLRVDGGQSQVLDKFNNLDIHMHVPMGSVPKDGPSAGVTMALSFLSVLLDRAVPSDIAMTGEITLRGLVLPIGGVKEKMLGAHLSPGIKRMIVPRENRKDLIEEYAKCLVEEKATTATTTTTTAAAAAAANTTSATKSSTSNGDSAVTIANSREDMNLINELLRDNELPEFNMSQVEDYFAKKYSLQLYYAREFKDIVEIVWDEDLLVNGAGQKLIEYRI, from the coding sequence ATGGGCAAATATTCAAAGGCTAGGCTGCCAAAATTTACAAGTCAAGAAGCGGTCTTACCGTCGTATAAACTTGACTCAAACTTGGTTTTGTTACCTGGCGTGATTTATAATGTTACTTTCTCGAGATTCAAAGCAGCTGCATTGTTATATCGTTTTAGTGACCATGTTTCAAATATCAATGTTATTAATAACTTGTTAAATGAATatgattttaaaaaagatgaagccacaaatgataaaaaaaacggAGTTACTGCCAATGAACAAAACGAATATGGACTGTCTCCAACACTTATTTCGAAGGATGCAGAAGATGGTATCTGGAGATTTCACAATATGGAGAAAAATGTTCAAGACGCTTTTGCAGATACTAGTTCAAACAAGGAGGaatcaaatgcaaatgcgaaacaagaaacaggagcaagaacaagaactaCTGAAGGAGCCAATGTGCCTACTTTAGATCGTTTTGATTGGCTTACTTTAGCAATTTCGCCCAACTTGGATCGTATCAAAGATAGAGACTCAAATTACCTTAGCTCCATGGGTAGAGTTGTAACTGTAGTAAAGATTGTCAAAGTGACCGATAACACCAGTACCATTAGACTTACTTTTAAAGCTGTGACTAGAGGTTTAAAGGTAAAACCAAGAGAAGACAGGGAAAAGTTGAGGGCCAATGAAGCAAAAATACTCATTGATTGGAACCACGATGTTTAtgatttaaaagaaaagttgaacACATTGCAGTCAAACTTCTTTGCGTTGAATGAAGCAATCGAAAATTTTCTTGTTGCATACCATCGTGCCAGTGAGAACAATCCAAGTACTATACAAGGTAGTAATTTGTCCTTGGTaaaggaagaggaaagTTCCTCTAGCAAGGATGAATCggcaaataaaaaggatGGCAAAATCTCCACCGAATCACAACCACCAGAACAGGAtcttttgactttgaaCCCACTTGCAAATGCTCTTTTCTTACAATTAGCCAGCAATACAGATATCGGTAAAGCATATAATAGCCTTATACAATTATACTCGCACTTTGATGCCAAGATCCAGCATCAGCGTCTGGAAGGCTTTAAGGATGAAAAGATTTATTTGAAATTGGTAGATTTAACAGCCGCAATTTTGCCTTTCCCCAATTACGAAAAGCTTCGTCTCTTGAACTGTTTCCATATTGAAGATAGATCTACCACTGTTAATGACATGTTGTCTTTGCTAACAAAGATATTCAAAAATCTTGAGCAGAACAACTTATTTGCGAATAATTGGTTCTTTAACGAAGCTACGAATGTTCAAAAGGCAAATGTAGTTGCTAAGCAATTGAAGTCAATCCGTGGTCTTTTGGAAGGCATGaacacaagaaacaaaataaggCAAAGGAACGTCGAAAGGCTGCTGCAGAGCCTGCAATCCAAACAACGAAAGGGCACAAATTCACCAACTTCCACACGTGGCtccccttcttcttcttcttcttcttcttcttcttcttcttcttcatcttcttcttcttcgcgTGGTGAAAATAACGACGATTTTGATGATAGTAATGACGATGGCGATGAATTGAAAGCTATTTCCAACTTCATTAAAAATACACTTCCAACAATTTCCTCGTTATCCTCTGATTCAAAAAGGCTCATTCTAAAAGATTTCAAACGGATCAAGTCTTCGGCAAATTCCCCTGGCGGTATGGGTGCAGATTACCATGTTCTTCGTAACTACTTGGAGATTGTTATGGATATACCATGGGATTGTTTTGTCACAAAGTTTGAGTCTAATAAGGACATTGATCTTCAAGCAGCCAAGGCGCAATTGGATTTAGACCACTATGGACTAGAGCATGTCAAACGAAGATTGATACAATATTTAGTGGTTTTAAAGCTCTTGGGTATCAACGCTTCATACCTTGCAAACAAAGAGAGGCAAGAGCTAGAAAAGCATTCACGTAGAAATTCTGATGATGGTGACAGCCTTGTTGGCAGCTCAGAACACGAAAGTACACTAGATGAACAACCTAACCAGAAGGGGACTATTTCGACAGGTGTTGAACTTCAGAATGGATATTTGGAACAGGTCGCTGTGAGCAAGAATAACAAATCTCCCATAATTGCATTAACCGGTCCCCCAGGTATTGGTAAAACATCCATTGCCAAATCGATAGCTACTTCATTAGGCAGGAACTTTCAAAGGTTGTCTTTGGGAGGAATTAAAGACGAAAGCGAGATTCGGGGCCACCGTAGAACTTATGTTGGTGCCATGCCGGGACTTATTATTCAAGCGTTGCGTAAGGCACGCTGCATGAACCCCGTAATATTGTTAGACGAGATTGATAAGGTTGTGGGAGGCAACTCTGGTAGCAGCAAGTTTAATGGTGATCCCTCAGCTGCGTTATTAGAAGTATTGGACCCTGAGCAAAACAATACATTTATTGATCACTATTTGGGTTTTCCCGTCGACTTATCACAAGTCATATTTATATGTACTGCAAATGAGCCTCAAAACATGACTAGACCGTTATTGGATAGGTTGGAATTGATTCAGATGGGTGCCTATGATTACAATGAGAAATTAGTTATTGGCAGAAAGTATCTCTTGCCGCGTCAGATTCGGAGAAATGGTTTCCCCATTACGGAAGCTCAAAACGACTATGATGAGTATATCCAGCTCGATGAAAATTCCATGAAGAAAATTATAGTCGATTATACTAGAGAAGCGGGTGTTCGAGATTTTGAGAGGAAACTTGGTGCTTTGTGTCGTTATAAAGCTGTTGAGTACTGCGAGTCGTTAAATGATGGTAATCGCAAACCCTATAATCCTACGATTGGCGAGAACGATTTGGTTGTATATCTAGGAGTTCCATTTGCAAGCTCTGACTGTGTTTCTGAAAATGCAACCTCGTTTGGAAACTCTAAAGTTGGGGTAGTGAATGGATTATCATACAACTCCGAAGGTCTTGGATCTGTTTTGGTGTTTGAGAGTATTGGGTTTGATAGAAGGTTTGGAAAAGTCATTGGGGAAGATTCAAAACTGATGGATGGTAATCCAGGAACCGCATCTGGGTCAGGAGCAGCATTGCACATGACGGGTAGGTTGGGTGAGGTTTTGATGGAAAGTGGAAAGATTGGGTTGACCCTCATCAAGCTGATGATATACAAGGATTTGTTGAGAGTTGATGGTGGTCAGAGTCAAGTCCTTGATAAATTTAACAATCTTGACATCCATATGCACGTTCCAATGGGCTCGGTGCCCAAAGATGGCCCATCTGCTGGTGTCACTATGGCATTGCTGTTTTTGTCGGTTCTCTTGGATCGAGCAGTGCCCAGTGATATCGCCATGACTGGTGAAATCACCTTACGTGGGTTGGTCTTGCCAATTGGTGGCGTTAAGGAGAAGATGTTAGGTGCACATCTTAGTCCCGGCATTAAGAGGATGATTGTTCCACGTGAAAATAGGAAAGATCTTATTGAAGAATATGCAAAATGTTTAGTAGAGGAGAAGGCTACCACcgctactactactactactactgctgctgctgctgctgctgctaatACAACCAGTGCTACTAAATCATCTACTTCGAATGGTGACTCCGCCGTGACCATCGCCAACTCGAGGGAGGATATGAACCTCATCAATGAGCTCTTGAGAGATAACGAATTACCCGAATTCAACATGTCGCAAGTGGAAGACTATTTTGCCAAAAAGTATTCGTTGCAATTGTATTATGCAAGAGAGTTCAAAGATATAGTTGAGATTGTATGGGATGAAGACTTGCTTGTTAATGGCGCAGGACAAAAGCTTATTGAGTACAGGATTTAG
- the LAT1 gene encoding pyruvate dehydrogenase complex dihydrolipoamide acetyltransferase component (E2): MSAIFAASAKNAVRSLASFNAATIRLTSASRTSGLTLARLYSSGKFPPHTVVHMPALSPTMTQGNIQSWAKSVGDELSPGEPIAEIETDKASMDFEFQEEGYLAKILMDAGSKDVPVGQPIAVYVEESGDVSAFKDFTAADAGEGPKQAAPAAEEEKAESKKSEEPKEQKDASSSPSSSPAKKTSPPVDRIFASPYAKTIALEKGISLKGVKGSGPHGRIVAKDLEGLEPSSASSASSAPAAAAASTPAASATYEDIPLTNMRKTIATRLLQSTQQSPTYIIQSQISVSKLLKLRASLNASAEDRYKLSVNDLLVKAIAVASQRVPQVNAAWLGEQGVIRQYSNVDVSVAVATPTGLITPIVKDAHSKRLSAISNEIKDLGKRAKAGKLNPEEYQGGTICISNLGMNHAVTAFTSIINPPQSAIVAIGTTEKKAVPSEVNEQGFVFDDVMTITGTFDHRVADGAVGGEWIKELKRVIENPLEMLV, translated from the coding sequence ATGTCTGCTATCTTTGCTGCTTCTGCCAAGAATGCGGTGCGTTCATTGGCCTCATTCAACGCCGCCACCATCAGATTAACATCGGCATCAAGAACCTCCGGCTTGACCTTGGCCAGATTATACTCTTCTGGTAAGTTTCCTCCACACACCGTCGTCCACATGCCTGCATTGTCTCCAACAATGACACAGGGTAACATCCAAAGCTGGGCCAAGTCCGTCGGTGATGAATTGAGCCCTGGTGAGCCAATTGCAGAAATTGAAACCGATAAAGCTTCCATGGACTTTGAGTTTCAAGAAGAAGGTTACTTGGCTAAAATTTTGATGGATGCTGGCTCCAAGGATGTTCCTGTTGGTCAACCAATTGCCGTCTACGTTGAAGAGTCTGGTGATGTTTCTGCTTTCAAAGACTTTACTGCTGCTGATGCAGGAGAAGGACCAAAACAAGCGGCTCCTGCAgctgaagaagagaaagccGAATCAAAGAAGAGCgaagaaccaaaagaacaaaaagacgcttcttcttcaccatcatcatctccaGCAAAAAAGACCTCTCCACCAGTAGACAGAATCTTTGCTTCTCCATACGCCAAGACCATTGCATTGGAGAAAGGTATCTCATTGAAAGGTGTCAAGGGTTCAGGACCACATGGTAGAATTGTTGCCAAGGACCTTGAAGGCCTCGAGCCATCAAGCGCTTCTTCAGCATCTTCAGCacctgctgctgctgctgcttctaCTCCAGCAGCTTCTGCTACATACGAGGATATCCCACTCACCAACATGAGAAAGACTATTGCCACTAGACTCTTGCAATCAACTCAACAATCACCTACCTACATCATCCAATCACAAATCTCTGTTTCcaaattgttgaagttgCGTGCTTCCCTTAATGCTTCCGCCGAGGACAGATACAAGCTTTCCGTTAATGATCTTTTGGTCAAGgctattgctgttgcttCACAAAGAGTACCACAAGTCAACGCTGCTTGGTTGGGTGAACAAGGTGTTATCAGACAATACTCAAACGTTGATGTATCCGTTGCCGTTGCCACACCAACCGGTTTGATTACTCCAATTGTTAAGGATGCGCACAGCAAGAGACTTTCAGCCATTTCAAACGAAATTAAAGACTTGGGAAAGAGAGCCAAGGCTGGTAAATTGAACCCTGAAGAATATCAAGGTGGTACAATCTGTATCTCCAACTTGGGTATGAACCATGCTGTCACTGCATTCACCTCCATCATCAACCCACCACAATCTGCCATTGTTGCTATTGGTACTACAGAGAAGAAGGCAGTCCCAAGCGAAGTTAACGAGCAAGGTTTTGTCTTTGATGACGTCATGACCATCACCGGTACCTTTGACCACAGAGTCGCTGACGGTGCCGTCGGTGGTGAATGGATCAAGGAGTTGAAGAGAGTTATCGAGAACCCATTGGAAATGTTGGTTTAA
- the AIM11 gene encoding Altered inheritance of mitochondria protein 11, translated as MTSTTRDVLHKLNFSIADASPEYIDRRKLQMAKFFTFAALSIFSTRFIYKQTIARQYVPLLFQQNHQPPTSYNFTADAMVAVGAGTLACGSISGMLMFGTAWILDVSNLKEFGYRMKALMGGDVKEKELSEMKMDDETRALQDGLNDLLEGKI; from the coding sequence ATGACTTCTACAACGAGAGATGTGTTGCATAAACTCAACTTTAGCATTGCAGATGCTTCGCCAGAATATATAGACCGTCGAAAGTTGCAGATGGCcaaatttttcacttttgctgcattatcaattttttcaactaGATTCATCTACAAACAAACCATTGCAAGACAGTATGTACCCTTATTGTTTCAGCAGAATCATCAACCACCCACTTCATACAACTTCACAGCTGACGCTATGGTTGCTGTTGGTGCAGGTACACTCGCGTGTGGCTCGATATCGGGAATGTTGATGTTTGGCACTGCATGGATCCTCGACGTGAGCAACTTGAAAGAATTTGGCTATAGGATGAAAGCGTTGATGGGAGGTGatgttaaagaaaaagagttgagcgaaatgaaaatggatGATGAAACACGAGCGTTACAAGATGGTTTAAACGACTTGCTAGAGGGTAAGATATAA